The following coding sequences are from one Capsicum annuum cultivar UCD-10X-F1 chromosome 3, UCD10Xv1.1, whole genome shotgun sequence window:
- the LOC107865073 gene encoding uncharacterized protein LOC107865073, whose protein sequence is MTTNIAESLNSMLLDEREYPVADIFNLIAHGYGKIFKKRYAKVNNSRTPFVLVAEKILRENMTEGDELYVNNINRSTKEFTVLGFGPSTKVNLSKRSYSCKKFDLVKLPCAHVIAMLRLKHREARKIIALAFTTTLHSYIQKNHTSLYT, encoded by the coding sequence atgaccacaaacatcgccgAGTCGCTCAACTCAATGTTGCTCGATGAAAGAGAGTATCCAGTGGCGGACATCTTCAATTTAATTGCACATGGGTATGGTAAAATATTCAAGAAGAGGTATGCGAAGGTGAACAATTCAAGGACACCATTCGTTCTCGTAGCCGAGAAGATCTTGAGGGAAAACATGACCGAGGGCGACGAATTGTATGTGAACAACATAAATAGAAGCACCAAAGAGTTCACCGTGCTTGGGTTTGGTCCTTCCACCAAAGTCAATCTATCGAAAAGGTCATATTCTTGCAAGAAGTTTGACTTGGTGAAATTGCCATGCGCTCATGTAATAGCAATGTTGCGTTTAAAGCACAGGGAAGCCAGGAAGATTATAGCACTAGCATTTACAACTACTCTGCACTCATATATTCAAAAGAATCATACCTCCTTGTATACTTGA